From the Priestia koreensis genome, one window contains:
- a CDS encoding DUF4179 domain-containing protein, whose product MNNQDLHSIHIPIDKLKAREKVAVYQAKKKQKVQRNASLSLLAACTLALTVLSSGFVFTGMAQALSTLPFVGPIYEQFNEIASATIKENKLATAIDKKDTHHGFSMTVKEAAYDGGRMMMTIIYESPHKLSMDEEKVGYSFIKINNQDPNVAIGSATTDQLDDHTIVEYHQFAFKSPTQYGNEINVSMNGENLFGQRGKWEVSFPLKKVKGDHKEFQPSAAVKTLDGQYGISSKSVTFSPLSTRIDLNVMYPAILDTNDHWPMYDYMVMDSNGRKYDALDIQEGTSGAYGHDIVIILPPMKEVPSSLTVLPRYGDKQGHSLTKEDLILNIKLH is encoded by the coding sequence ATGAATAATCAAGATTTACATTCCATTCATATTCCAATAGATAAATTGAAAGCACGCGAAAAGGTAGCTGTCTACCAAGCGAAAAAAAAGCAGAAGGTACAGCGAAACGCATCACTGTCACTCTTAGCCGCATGCACACTTGCTCTTACTGTTTTAAGCTCTGGTTTTGTCTTTACGGGAATGGCTCAAGCTCTATCTACGCTTCCATTTGTTGGACCGATCTATGAACAATTTAATGAGATTGCTTCTGCGACCATAAAGGAAAATAAACTCGCTACAGCCATTGACAAAAAGGACACTCATCATGGATTTAGCATGACTGTAAAAGAAGCTGCTTATGACGGTGGACGTATGATGATGACGATCATCTACGAAAGTCCACATAAGTTGTCAATGGATGAAGAGAAAGTGGGCTACTCATTCATCAAAATAAATAATCAAGACCCTAATGTGGCGATCGGCTCCGCCACAACCGATCAACTCGATGATCATACCATCGTTGAATATCATCAATTCGCTTTTAAATCGCCTACTCAATATGGGAATGAGATTAACGTGAGTATGAATGGTGAAAATTTATTCGGACAAAGGGGCAAATGGGAAGTTTCATTTCCGTTGAAAAAAGTAAAAGGTGACCATAAAGAGTTTCAACCATCTGCCGCAGTGAAAACCCTTGATGGGCAATATGGCATTTCATCTAAATCCGTTACGTTCTCTCCACTTTCAACAAGGATTGATCTAAACGTGATGTATCCCGCTATTCTTGATACGAATGACCACTGGCCTATGTACGACTATATGGTGATGGACAGCAATGGAAGGAAATATGATGCTTTAGATATTCAAGAAGGAACATCTGGAGCGTATGGTCATGACATTGTAATTATCTTACCACCTATGAAGGAAGTTCCATCATCACTCACCGTGTTACCTAGATATGGAGACAAACAGGGCCACTCATTAACCAAAGAGGACCTCATTTTAAACATAAAACTACACTAA
- a CDS encoding Lrp/AsnC family transcriptional regulator: protein MDSFDSKIIHLLTNDARMRWADLASQIGLSAPATADRVNRLIEQGVIKGFRASIEPETVGCECTAFVAVSLERPQHRAAFLELVNNKREIQECHHIAGEDDYLLKIRCRNTKDLDRVISHEIKGVEGVTRTKTTIVMDTTKESSELALQPHIFSEE from the coding sequence ATGGATTCTTTCGATTCGAAGATTATACATTTATTAACGAATGATGCGCGTATGCGCTGGGCAGACCTTGCTTCTCAAATTGGATTGTCTGCGCCTGCGACGGCAGACAGAGTGAATCGCTTGATTGAACAAGGCGTCATCAAAGGATTTCGTGCGAGCATTGAGCCTGAAACAGTCGGCTGTGAATGCACGGCGTTTGTGGCGGTCTCTCTGGAACGACCGCAACACCGGGCCGCGTTTTTAGAGCTTGTGAACAACAAAAGAGAAATACAAGAATGTCATCATATCGCAGGTGAAGATGATTACTTGTTAAAAATTCGCTGTCGGAATACGAAGGATTTAGACCGGGTGATTAGTCACGAGATTAAAGGTGTAGAAGGCGTCACCAGAACAAAAACAACCATCGTGATGGATACGACAAAAGAATCATCAGAGCTTGCTCTTCAGCCGCACATCTTTTCTGAGGAGTGA